Genomic DNA from Torulaspora delbrueckii CBS 1146 chromosome 8, complete genome:
CCTACTGGGGTGTTGCAGCGGTGGGGTTATTGTCTTGATGGGACGTTTGGGTACATATTCATGATTTCCAGGGCAATTCAATGATGTGGTGATACTCATACTCTAATTGATCCGTGGGGCGCGAACTAAGGGGCCATTAGTCTCCAGATGATCAACAGTAGGCATGGATTCTTGGCATCGAAATAGTGGGTAGATTTTAACTGCTACATCAAATAAAGAACCAATAAATCACGTGACAAGTTAAGCAACCACTTGTGATTACTGTGTAAAACTTGAGTTGTTATTGTTCTTTGACCAAAGGAACTAGATTTGCATCTCCTGAAGAATGCCTGATCCTTCTGCATGCTAGATGGAAAACTAGAGGAATGACTGAATGGATGATTGGTATTGAGGGGTATTATAGGTTCAGACGCTGAGGAAACTGTCTATGACTGCGTTCCGTGTTTTGTGCCTTaaaattcaatttcattcattATTTTTACCAAAATCACTTGTTTGAATGACACTGTGAGGTATTCCTTCCCTTGCCTTCCAAGACAATTAGATCAATTTCTCGTGAATCAGGATCAATAGGAGACTTATACCAATCTGACTATAATATATTGAATTGTTGAGCCACTTGATTGCGCATAGACTGAAAAGTTCTCGTCAACAACTTTCGCCTGACGCTGTACTTTGATGCAAATAGCAGACCCCGTTTTTATTCGCTAAGATTGAGGTATTTAGCTGGTGAAAAAGGGTTTCTGATCTTTTATATTCCTCACATCCTGCGTTTTGAGTTAATTCCATGCATAGTTGTTTAACCTTTTTCGAAGCAGTTAGTCGGGAGGCTCGGAGTCGAGGCAAATGTGCCTGTGTGAATTGATAGGCGATATCATATTTATTGGTTGTCGATTATGGGATTATACCTCAGTCTTGTTCATATCTCTCCCTCAGTGCAAAATGATCGCTAGGCATAGAGAGCATACCGTGTCAATCTTACTCCTATACAACATGCCCTTTAGCTCTTCTTGAGGAAGCCTTCGAAGCTTACTTGGATTCTGAGTTTTAAACTGAAATAGAATACTTATCTTGCTAGCTGAAAATAGCAAAGTACAAGGTTTCGTGGTCTAGTTGGTTATGGCATCTGCTTAACACGCAGAACGTCCCCAGTTCGATCCTGGGCGAAATCATTTTTTGCTCGGAACAAAAAGGCTTTTGTTCCTAACTTGAAGATGTCGATACACACTTAGATGCGTTGTTTAAGAAAGCCCATCGAGTCGTCGAACTTCGAGTCGTCGAACTTCGAGTCGTTATATTACTACGCCAAATGAAAACTTGGATTAACCTTCTTTTGCATATTAGCTGCTTGTTCCCAGCCACAAGATACCTGAATGAATACATATTTGTTAGAAGTTACAAATGAGGCTTCAGCAATAATACCGTCTAAATGCCTAGCTCATCACAAGCTGATTTGATCTTATGTCCAGactctttgatcaatttcaactcCTTGTCATCCAGTAAAAGATCGACGACATGTTGAGCCCCGTTTCTGTCCACCCGTGTCGGAACACTTAAGGAGAGGTCCTTCATACCATAATGCTCATTCACAGTAGACACGGTCAGCAGAGCTCCCTCGTCTCTCAGGATGGCCCTCACAATTCTAGCCAATCCAGCGGCAATTCCAAAATTAGTGTAACCTTTGCGCTCAATAATATAGGCTGCCGCATCACGAGTTTCTTCATACATTCCTATCAAAATTTTAGGATCAAACTCTCTCTTCGACTGTTTGCAATAGTCCTCTACTTTCATACCAGCAATTTCAGCAAGCGACCAAACCGGTACACCGGAGTCCCCATGCTCTCCAATGATAAAAGCATTTACGCTTTCAGATGACAAGTTGAAATGCTTACTCAGATTATGCTGCAAGCGAGCAGAGTCGAGAACAGTACCAGAACCGATGACTTTACTGGCTGGGAACCCAGAAAGCTTATAACTGGCGTATGTCAACACATCGACTGGGTTTGTGGCGATGAGTAAAATTGCATTAGGAGCGTACTTGACTATCTTGGGGATAATCTCTTGCATTATCTTGACATTTCTGGCAGCCAGCTCCATCCTCGTTTGCCCCGGTTTTTGATTAGCTCCACCCGTTACAATTACGACTGCGGCCCCAGCACAGCTTTCATAGTCTCCCGCACTAAATCTTGATTCCTTTGTCAATGGAGCTGCATGGTTCAGGTCCATGAATTGACCTTCGACCTTTCTCTTGTCAACATCTATTAAAACAACTTCGGCAACTAAATTGCTTAAAAGTAAAGTGTAAGCTGTAGTGGATCCGACCTGACCGGCACCAATAATGGCAACTTTAGCGCATGTGTGCGATGACATCGATGGTATTCAAATTAGCTACAAAATAGTGTGTTAATTGAGCATTAGCTAGCATTATCGCTCCTTTTATACCTTGTCGTAACACAAAGCTGAGCACCCGCCCCTTAAAGTACAACTATCTTGATGCGGAACGGATGATGATTATTCCAACATTCCGCCCCAGTTCATCAGCGTCAAGTTTTATCACGCAAGGGATAGTCTGCAAAAGATCCTAAAGGGTGCTGATAACAGTTCGGTGCACGTGTACTTGAAGTTCGAGACTACGTCGTGATTACTTCCGTGACTACATCGATGACTTAGAGCTTACATAACTATCATGGCTCAGAGGCCCTTCGTCTTCAACAACTCCTCTGAAGCTTCCACATAGCTAGTGGCGTAGGCTAAAGTCATCCCATCCGAGGTTGTGATAGCCTGACCATTCGCATTGTAAGAAGTTCCTGAACGCTTTTCAATCTCGTTAGTGACCAATAAAGGTGCAATTGTATTAGCATACTGCTCAGGAgtcttgttgaaaaatccaaTGATCCCCTCAATAATGTATGACTTCCAAGAGCCTTGTCCCAACATGTTGTCTCTTATATTCGTCCTTACTAGACCAGGGTTTAATCCAAAGAACCGCAGTTGGGGATATCTCTTTGCACCAACAAGTACTAGAGCTTCATTACCGGCCACAGTGTTCATATGAGCCTTCATCAAACCATAATTCTTATCCTGATTTAAGTCTTCAATAGTACCCAATTCACCAGCACCTGGGTACcccatcaagaaaattCTGGGCCCAAATCCCAAGGAACTTTCTGAACGCTTCATCTTGGGAGCTAATATCTCAATCATGGCCAATCTGTTTAAGTAGCTGACGGCAAGATCTCGTTCAAGCCCCTCTGGTGTCACTTGTTTTGTCTTGCTAGCAAATATGCCGGTAGTAAACAGCAGTATGTTGATATTGTCCGCAGGGAGCCGCTCAGCAACCTCCCTGGACACTTTGATAGAAGTCATATCGGCCTCTATGAAATTAATGTTCTTCACCTCGGAGTCCCGAAATGTACGTCCAATCACAGTAACTTGTGCACCCTTTGAAGCCAACACTAGGGCAATTGCACGCCCCAGGCCACCAGTACCACCCACAATTGTAACGTTCAAAGACGCCAAATTCAAGCTGTCAATAGATGGCGGCTGCCATTTGAAACTAGTATCCTGTTTCATTATTATTGTTCATCTTGAACCCCGATACACACATGTTGCTTCGTGGGTCATCTCTTTTAAATATACTGGTTTTCAATGGCTTAGTCAGTGCTATCCCTTTATCTGCTTTGTCAGCCGCATGTATATAATTTACGCGAAACAAATTTGTAAGGGCCACATCCCATAATGGGCTTACCATCTGACTAATCTTCGTATCTTCGTTGTTGCAGGAAGTTAACTATGTCTCCGtacttcatcaaatagCCCAATCTTTATCTGCTGCTCATCATTATTGCTGTGTCCCCATCAAGTCATCTAATTTGCCATGTAACTCCTCAAGACCCAGCAAGTCTTTTTTAGAAAGTCACGGGTTTGCGGCATTGGAACTAAAGATACAGCTCTTCTTTCCTGCGACGTTATTCCTGCAATTGTGCCTTTAACAGACGAATTGGTATGACCTTTCAATGCTTCGCGTAGACCCAGCAGAACGGTCAAAATTCCTTAGAAAGTTCCCTCAGTAATCTCGAGTGTATTTGTTTCTCAGGTGAAGACCATGCTAGGCACCCCTGCCCCCTTGTCATTAAAATTGGTACGAAGCTTCAATATGTGAGTTAACCCATAAAAATGTCTTTTGATAGTATAATAACATGCTGGACCTTAAAGAGGGTATAGATACAGAGCCGTCTCTAATAATTTTGTTTTCCTTATATCAACTAAGAAGTCTATTCAGGAAAACAAATCCATGATCAATACTACTCATAACCAAGTTTAGAGGAGGATATAGTGAAAGAAAACAGCTTCAAGCTGAAGATGCTGCTCAGTATTCAAAGCAATGGGCCTGGAAACTATACTTTCAATGGTGGCTAAAAGTATAGTCAGAAGATCAAATTCGACTCGTAATATTCGGTTGTCAAACATTAGCAGGCACGTAGAATCTGACATTCAACAATCGCTTCAACGAGGAGATTGTCGAAGGCGAAAGATCAGGATTTACCAAATTAACTAACAGTAAGAGACGCCTAAAGCATGGGCTTGAGTGCAACCGCCACACTTACAACAGAGCTATAAGCAGGGACAACGATGGGATGCCAATAAGCTTGAAAATGTAGACCAAAGTTTACTTATACCAGCATTTTAGAGCCACGGGAATAGTGGCTAAACGAATACAATTATAATATAAAGGAAAAACCGCTGCATGACCAATTAAAGAATTGCCGTAGCCGCTAGCCTAGTATAAGAAAAGTGTTGTGGTTTGCGTTGAAGGTGAAGTATAAGACAAAAAGAAGCTGGTTTAATATCTCGGTGATGAAACAATACTGGAATAAGGAGCAATGTTAATCTATGGACTAATAGTATATTCTTTAAAACCGCGTGATGCAGAGCCGCTTCCAGAACAGTTGCCAGGAGACTCAAGGCTCCAAAGGATTAGGAGCAATAGGTGCTATATCTTTGCTTCCATGATTGGAGATGATGTTGGCGAAAACTTCCCGCAGAAGTCACAGTTATCGACCTTGAGGGTAGGATTTCCCTGGCTACGTTTGTCAGAATGTCGTCAAGATTGGCCAGAAAGCGGTTGTGGgcattgaaaagctcaaacACCTACGATGGAAGAAACAGTCGattttggccaaattgaGAGATCAAAAGAAAAAGCAGACCGGCTAGACGGAAAGATTTCGCATATCATTCAGGACAATGCACAAGAAACTTGCCCTTCTCTTGGTGCAGAAGTTACGAGCatgtttttcttctcaaactgATCTGTCATAAATGCACAAAGCTGACCCGAAATACAACACAAGCATGGCAAGCATAGCTCACTCTTCCTTCCACGATCACTTATCGTTGAACCAGAGCAGTTATGTGGTGCTAGTGTGCATGAGGTTAACGAGGATTATACCTCCAAGGCCTGCTCTAGTTGAGGGAAATGAAATATGATCTAAAAATCTGGTTATAATATCTGCTACATAGTTTGCTCCTCGCTATTCTACAGGTACTTCAGCGCAGAGAAACGTCATTTTCTAGTACTGAGCAATTAATAGCGAGGGGCAGGCCTTTTAGATCTCCTACTTTGCGAAGGAAATGGTGAACTAACCAAGATCGGTCCCGGCTTTGTTCGTACACTGGTGCGTTGCAAGTTTCTCGTGGAGTCATTCGGGAGGGAGGTAGCTTACAAGTTTTATGTTATCAACACATTCTGGATCAGCGCTTTAGGAAAGAACTGTTAAACATTTTCTAGCATTGTTTACCGACATGTGCGTACACAACAAACATtgcttttcaagaaagggCCAACGCAAGGAAGATAAAGCTTCCTGGTCTAGATGTCTTCATAAGCAGTTATATTTCGTTGGCACCAACACAGAGAATGATCTTATTAGAATAGAGAATTTCCTCTAGGAATCCTTACGAGTAAAGACAGCGACAAGACTataaaaattgaaaagagaCCACGAGATGCGCAGACGTCTAATCAACACTCgatttttgagaaagcCATAAAATGCGGTTCATTCTATTCAAAGTaaagttcaaattgttcaagagaCGCGAAATAAAGAATCCTTTTGTAGattaaatttcaaaaacaaaaaACATTACTTTCATCGAAATAAATTATATGTGTATCTCAACTTTCAGAATCTGTGCTATTTTCCTCAAAATTCAATCGTTTCCGCTACCAACCTGTCTAATTTTAAAAGATATTATTGAGttccttcatcttctccTCTTCCAAATAAACAACTTTGAATTCGCATTTTTCCAACCGATTGTTTTCAATAGTCTTGTGCCTATGTTATTTACATCCTTTATTTTTATTATTGTTATGTCATTATTTGAATTAATTTTCATTAGTGATATTTTATTCTGAGCGCATGGAGAGATATAAATAAAATCCTACGACATGTTTGATTGCGTCGGCACCAAACGTTCTTCAACCGCGTACTGAGGATATAACTTTGCTGCCTGCTAAGGTATGATATTGTGTATATCAAGTTGACACATAACCCGCGAAACTTCTCCGAAAGAATATTAAACTAAGATAATAATATTAATAAAAAATTGCTAGCTTAATTACATCCAATATATTTTAACTAAGGACCTCAGCCAACTTAGTTGACCAATTTAGTTTTTACGAGTTCTGTTAATATTTCGAGTTGAAGCCATGCATATCCAGTAGCTGGGAATCGCTTCTTTTTTAATAGTTCTGTTATGTTtaatgaacaaaaaaataaTGTTGGGCATATTCTTTGATATTATACTTAGGGGAAATGCCAAAGAGACATATAAACAAATATACTTGAGAGTCGAATATTCATCTAAACCTGACAATACTTTATTAAAGATTCCATATAAAGGAAAATTTGGATGTTTCTCTCAATGAATGTAAATGGCGCACTTTTATATAGTGACATGGCTATTGTTTGGTTGAAAAAATGGTTATATGTTCTTTTATTGTTGGTTGAATGACAAGTTGCTCAAAGGTTTCTTAGTTTAAAAGGGAGCAGGGTTTCGTTCAAGATAATTTTGTAATAGGAGTGTTgaatcaatgaaattatttctttttcatttctaTTAACGTAGCTATCCATCGATTCAGACTTACAGACAGAATAAACCTTTTAGAATAATCATGACTTGTTCCATCAAAACACTAATTGAAAATATATCGTGAGATGAGAaacatcaagaaaatgaatATTGTTCAACATCATGTGAAGAGTCATCGAACTTATCAAAAAACATCAACTATTCTTTTATAACAATATAGATCTTAAGTAGTTTTCGAGTTCCAAAAAGAGTTAATATACCACAAATTCataatcttcttcatcttttaGTAACTTGATTAATTGAGATAAGTTTTCTGTTTTcacaattttgaaagtgttaTGGCATCTTGTTATTATCTTCActtttattattttttgGTTTATTACTAAATAGTCATCTTAGTAATCATTTATAAAATTATACTTCGATATCTCATTCCATATTTGATTTACACTGTCAATTTTAATTATTCTTAGGTTATTGTCTTGCAATTTTATATCGTAATCTAAGGAAAATACTAAAATTTTTATTTTGATCTCCGTATGACGGTTTATTCAGACCATTTCTTTACTCTAATATATCTGTTATTCCTTCATAACCTTGTACTCTATTTGTTGTAATTCCGTATAAAAAACACTTTAACTCACTTATGGCTATTTTAATAGGTTTTCTCTATG
This window encodes:
- the TDEL0H04490 gene encoding L-lactate dehydrogenase, which produces MSSHTCAKVAIIGAGQVGSTTAYTLLLSNLVAEVVLIDVDKRKVEGQFMDLNHAAPLTKESRFSAGDYESCAGAAVVIVTGGANQKPGQTRMELAARNVKIMQEIIPKIVKYAPNAILLIATNPVDVLTYASYKLSGFPASKVIGSGTVLDSARLQHNLSKHFNLSSESVNAFIIGEHGDSGVPVWSLAEIAGMKVEDYCKQSKREFDPKILIGMYEETRDAAAYIIERKGYTNFGIAAGLARIVRAILRDEGALLTVSTVNEHYGMKDLSLSVPTRVDRNGAQHVVDLLLDDKELKLIKESGHKIKSACDELGI
- the TDEL0H04500 gene encoding putative short-chain dehydrogenase/reductase; this encodes MKQDTSFKWQPPSIDSLNLASLNVTIVGGTGGLGRAIALVLASKGAQVTVIGRTFRDSEVKNINFIEADMTSIKVSREVAERLPADNINILLFTTGIFASKTKQVTPEGLERDLAVSYLNRLAMIEILAPKMKRSESSLGFGPRIFLMGYPGAGELGTIEDLNQDKNYGLMKAHMNTVAGNEALVLVGAKRYPQLRFFGLNPGLVRTNIRDNMLGQGSWKSYIIEGIIGFFNKTPEQYANTIAPLLVTNEIEKRSGTSYNANGQAITTSDGMTLAYATSYVEASEELLKTKGL